A single window of Mauremys reevesii isolate NIE-2019 unplaced genomic scaffold, ASM1616193v1 Contig38, whole genome shotgun sequence DNA harbors:
- the LOC120393924 gene encoding C-type lectin domain family 4 member F-like isoform X4, translating to MARDNIYENMPMTEAAPQPKGNRSKTSVPWRHRVQGIVTPVLLLLSLALATSLLAVTLLYLRAQSKLQAVEETVQKLQVSLQPDNASDASAKGSDSDVLTKLSRGWTFYGGNLYYFSQERKSWDKAERFCVSQDSHLTSVSSQAEQEFLSNETKGQDHWIGLTDLGTEGSWRWVDGTEYRADASRGFWEENQPDNWHQGTGGREDCVEIRPRKLNRWNDANCTVPSRWICKQAHGQAGL from the exons ATGGCCAGGGACAATATCTATGAGAACATGCCGATGAcggaagctgctccccagcccaaag gaaaccGTTCCAAGACATCAGTCCCTTGGCGGCACAGGGTGCAGGGCATCGTCACTCCAGTCCTTCTCCTCCTGAGTCTGGCCCTAGCCacgtccctccttgctgtgaCGCTTCTAT ATCTccgggcacagagcaagctgcaagcAGTTGAAGAAACGGTGCAgaagctccaagtctctctgcagcctgacaacGCCTCGGACGCGTCAGCAAAGGGATCAGACA gtGACGTGCTGACAAAGCTCTCCAGGGGCTGGACGTTTTACGGTGGGAACCTCTATTACTTTTCACAAGAAAGGAAGTCGTGGGACAAGGCCGAGCGGTTCTGTGTGTCTCAGGACtcgcacctgacctctgtctcctcccaggcggAACAG gagtttcTCTCCAATGAGACCAAGGGACAAGATCACTGGATTGGACTCACCGACCTGGGGACAGAAGGCAGCTGGCGCTGGGTGGACggcacagaatacagagcagacgcaagcagggg gttctgggaggagaatcagccagacaactggcatcaggggacaggaggcagagaagactgtGTTGAGATCCGCCCAAGGAAGCTGAATAGGTGGAATGATGCCAACTGCACTGTGCCTTCTaggtggatttgtaagcaggcccatggaCAGGCTGGGCTGTGA